One window of Vibrio atlanticus genomic DNA carries:
- a CDS encoding LysR family transcriptional regulator, with translation MGGDFNMDIDALRGFLAFVETSSFTRAAKQINRTQSAFSAQMRKLEEELNVTLFQKEGRNLVLTEAGLALRSHAEQLVALHNTALKQVKRYEDKQPLRLGCPEDYNDTILPKVIRLLQKAEPTCSIQVFSLPSITLREWLDDGRLDAAIVTRAPDSEEGYWLTSDVGVWISSPDYVFDDSKPVPLALFQTDCKYHAAAVNGLTKQGTPYQLLACSNTASAQRAIVKAGLAIGAMGKLSVTSDLNILEDMPPLPSVDIVLILASKHHPVLDKEVLNQLVESDSN, from the coding sequence ATGGGTGGTGATTTCAATATGGATATTGATGCTTTGCGAGGCTTTCTCGCGTTTGTAGAAACCAGTAGCTTTACTCGTGCAGCGAAACAGATCAATCGCACCCAATCGGCATTCAGTGCGCAGATGCGCAAACTGGAAGAAGAACTCAACGTGACCCTTTTCCAGAAAGAAGGCCGTAATCTCGTGCTGACAGAGGCTGGCTTAGCGCTGCGTTCTCATGCGGAGCAGTTGGTCGCCCTCCACAATACCGCCCTCAAGCAAGTAAAGCGTTACGAAGACAAACAACCTTTAAGACTCGGTTGCCCTGAAGACTACAATGACACTATTCTGCCAAAAGTGATTCGCCTGTTGCAGAAAGCAGAACCCACCTGTTCTATTCAAGTATTCAGCCTGCCAAGCATTACGCTCAGAGAGTGGTTGGATGATGGCAGGCTTGATGCTGCAATTGTCACCCGAGCGCCTGACAGTGAAGAGGGCTATTGGCTTACCAGTGATGTGGGAGTATGGATAAGCAGCCCAGACTATGTGTTCGATGATTCTAAACCCGTCCCACTAGCCTTGTTTCAGACCGATTGTAAGTATCACGCAGCGGCAGTGAATGGCCTAACTAAACAGGGTACGCCTTATCAGTTGTTGGCGTGCAGTAATACCGCTTCGGCGCAACGTGCCATTGTTAAAGCAGGTTTAGCGATTGGCGCGATGGGTAAGCTGAGTGTGACTTCTGATCTGAACATTCTGGAAGATATGCCACCACTGCCTTCGGTGGATATTGTGCTGATTTTAGCGAGCAAACATCACCCAGTGTTAGACAAAGAAGTGCTCAATCAACTTGTGGAGTCGGACTCCAATTAG
- a CDS encoding DMT family transporter: MSWFFLMMGVMAEALSHVALKATDGFSLSKPIPALLVISGHLAAFLFLSQAMKGMPVGVVHSLWAGLAIVTVSLISTFVYRQHLDTMVWVGMLFVAAGVVMINLSQGHSH, translated from the coding sequence ATGAGCTGGTTTTTCTTAATGATGGGCGTGATGGCGGAAGCACTTTCTCACGTAGCACTTAAAGCAACCGACGGTTTCAGTTTGTCTAAACCCATCCCTGCTCTATTGGTGATTTCAGGACACTTGGCGGCATTTCTATTTTTGAGCCAAGCAATGAAAGGGATGCCTGTAGGTGTGGTTCACTCTTTATGGGCGGGCTTGGCTATCGTAACCGTGAGCTTGATTTCTACATTTGTTTACCGTCAGCACCTCGATACTATGGTGTGGGTTGGTATGTTATTTGTGGCAGCAGGTGTTGTGATGATCAACCTATCTCAAGGTCACTCGCACTAG
- a CDS encoding glutathione S-transferase family protein: MQLYIGNQNYSTWSLRAWLIFDNYNLNAEVIKLKLFTSDFYDTLASVTPTAKVPTLVDGDVAVWDSLAILEYVNEAYLDGAAWPKSVKERAHARAISAEMHSGFFAVRNEMPMNCRAQRKLALSEEALKDIARIDAIWSTQMEQYPEGWLFGEWSIADAMFAPLALRVETYGIQLSEKASQYQQRVLNSPSVKKWLAEASLETDVVEEDEAGDQV; the protein is encoded by the coding sequence ATGCAGCTTTATATTGGAAACCAGAACTACTCAACTTGGTCATTGCGCGCATGGCTAATATTCGACAACTACAACCTCAATGCGGAAGTCATCAAGCTCAAGCTATTCACTTCTGATTTTTACGACACACTAGCTTCAGTGACACCAACAGCCAAAGTTCCAACCCTGGTTGACGGTGACGTTGCGGTGTGGGATTCACTGGCGATTCTCGAATACGTTAACGAAGCTTACTTGGACGGCGCAGCATGGCCTAAATCAGTGAAAGAACGCGCCCATGCCCGAGCAATTTCGGCAGAGATGCACTCTGGATTTTTTGCCGTAAGAAATGAAATGCCGATGAACTGCCGCGCTCAACGAAAGCTTGCTTTGAGTGAAGAAGCATTGAAAGACATAGCCCGTATTGATGCCATATGGTCGACGCAAATGGAACAATATCCAGAAGGTTGGTTATTTGGTGAATGGTCGATTGCCGATGCGATGTTTGCACCCCTTGCATTGCGCGTAGAAACCTATGGCATCCAACTTTCAGAGAAGGCATCACAGTATCAACAACGTGTGCTCAACAGTCCATCAGTAAAAAAATGGCTAGCAGAGGCAAGCTTAGAAACCGATGTGGTTGAAGAGGACGAGGCAGGCGACCAAGTATAA
- a CDS encoding NUDIX domain-containing protein yields MEFTLDKFNGIIIDPATAPHDAGSFNAELSEITEFSKQNNKGIIWISLPISLSHLIPVATELGFVFHNCLEDEITLIHKSEIVEFVPFIPTHTLGAGALITNEHNQVLMIKEHGMTGYKLPGGHIELGEGIEESVVRETLEETGIKATFISVVGMATRHPYQFGKSNLYFICHLIAQTQEIAIQDTDEIAEAKWVDIEEYINNPDSYPFNRQLVGSLIGKQGLELTQLEGNSGPTHKPEIFFSKS; encoded by the coding sequence GTGGAATTTACGCTCGACAAATTTAACGGCATCATCATCGACCCAGCAACAGCCCCTCACGATGCTGGCTCTTTCAATGCCGAACTCAGCGAGATCACCGAATTTTCAAAGCAGAATAACAAAGGCATAATTTGGATTAGCTTGCCTATTTCGCTCTCGCACCTTATTCCTGTGGCGACTGAGCTTGGCTTTGTGTTTCACAACTGTTTGGAAGACGAAATTACACTGATCCATAAATCCGAAATTGTCGAGTTCGTGCCTTTCATTCCGACCCACACCTTGGGCGCAGGCGCATTGATCACCAACGAACATAATCAAGTGCTGATGATTAAAGAGCACGGTATGACAGGCTACAAATTACCGGGCGGCCATATTGAGTTGGGTGAAGGCATTGAAGAATCGGTTGTTCGTGAAACCTTGGAAGAGACTGGTATCAAAGCCACATTCATTTCTGTAGTTGGCATGGCGACGAGACATCCGTATCAGTTTGGCAAATCGAACCTCTACTTTATTTGCCACCTTATCGCTCAAACCCAAGAGATTGCGATTCAAGACACCGATGAAATTGCAGAGGCTAAATGGGTTGATATTGAAGAGTATATTAACAACCCCGACAGCTACCCGTTTAACCGCCAATTGGTCGGTTCTCTGATAGGAAAGCAAGGTTTGGAACTCACTCAGCTAGAAGGTAATTCAGGCCCAACCCACAAGCCCGAGATCTTCTTTTCGAAAAGCTAG
- a CDS encoding S-(hydroxymethyl)glutathione dehydrogenase/class III alcohol dehydrogenase, translating into MTIEIKPGQTHIKSKAMVAWAAGEPLKMEEVDVQLPKAGEVLVRIVATGVCHTDAFTLSGDDPEGIFPSILGHEGGGIVEMIGEGVTSVEIGDHVIPLYTAECGECKFCKSGKTNLCQAVRETQGKGLMPDGSSRFSINGETIFHYMGCSTFSEYTVLPEISLAKVSKEAPLEEVCLLGCGVTTGMGAVLNTAKVEKGDNVAVFGLGGIGLSAIIGARMAGADRIIGVDINESKFELAKQLGATDCINPTKFDKPIQDVIVEMTDGGVEYSFECIGNVNVMRQALECCHKGWGESVIIGVAGAGQEIATRPFQLVTGRVWRGSAFGGVKGRSELPEIVNRYMAGEFGLQEFITHTMGLQDVNEAFDLMHKGESIRTVLHMDR; encoded by the coding sequence ATGACAATCGAAATTAAACCTGGTCAAACGCATATCAAATCAAAAGCAATGGTTGCATGGGCAGCTGGCGAGCCACTAAAAATGGAAGAAGTTGATGTACAACTTCCTAAAGCTGGTGAGGTTCTAGTTCGCATCGTTGCTACTGGTGTTTGTCACACTGACGCATTCACATTATCAGGTGACGATCCAGAAGGTATCTTCCCTTCTATTCTTGGTCACGAAGGTGGCGGTATCGTTGAGATGATCGGCGAAGGCGTTACAAGTGTTGAGATTGGCGACCACGTTATCCCACTTTACACAGCAGAATGTGGCGAATGTAAATTCTGTAAATCTGGTAAAACTAACCTATGCCAAGCGGTTCGTGAAACGCAAGGTAAAGGCCTAATGCCAGACGGTTCAAGCCGCTTCTCTATCAATGGCGAAACGATTTTCCATTACATGGGTTGCTCGACTTTCTCTGAGTACACAGTGCTTCCTGAAATCTCTCTAGCGAAAGTAAGCAAAGAAGCACCACTTGAAGAAGTTTGTCTTCTAGGTTGTGGTGTAACAACAGGTATGGGCGCGGTACTGAACACAGCTAAAGTTGAAAAAGGCGACAACGTTGCTGTATTCGGCCTAGGTGGTATCGGTCTATCTGCAATCATTGGTGCTCGCATGGCTGGTGCTGACCGCATCATCGGTGTTGATATCAACGAGAGCAAATTCGAGCTAGCAAAACAGCTTGGCGCAACTGATTGCATCAACCCAACTAAATTCGACAAACCAATCCAAGACGTTATCGTTGAGATGACAGACGGCGGTGTTGAGTACTCGTTCGAGTGTATCGGTAACGTAAACGTGATGCGTCAAGCACTTGAGTGCTGCCACAAAGGTTGGGGCGAATCAGTCATCATTGGTGTTGCGGGTGCAGGTCAAGAGATCGCAACTCGTCCATTCCAACTAGTGACTGGTCGTGTATGGCGTGGTTCTGCTTTCGGTGGTGTTAAAGGCCGCTCTGAGCTTCCAGAAATCGTTAACCGTTACATGGCGGGTGAGTTTGGTCTTCAAGAGTTCATCACTCACACTATGGGTCTGCAAGACGTAAACGAAGCATTCGACCTAATGCACAAAGGTGAATCTATCCGTACTGTTCTACACATGGACAGATAA
- a CDS encoding IS5 family transposase — protein sequence MPRTMLTDIRWELLLQVMKSTGRIYDKTEHRMTFEGILYRMRTGIPWRDLPSEFGEWSTVYRRFNLWSKKGILDKLFKSLSSMADFEWVFLDGSIVRAHQHSTGAATESSEQIGKSRGGNSTKIHLAVDSGGLPICFDLSEGQRHDIVHAESLVEQLDEVNTIVCDKGYDSEPFRTFVKERGGETVIAKRNYGQDIDKDSMDWCLYKYRHLVENAFGRIKHYRAISSRYDKLERNYASMLSLAFMLMWLPMYC from the coding sequence ATGCCAAGAACAATGCTAACTGATATTCGCTGGGAACTGCTACTCCAAGTTATGAAAAGTACAGGTCGTATTTACGATAAAACTGAACATCGAATGACATTTGAAGGAATACTTTATCGAATGAGAACAGGTATTCCTTGGCGAGATCTACCCTCTGAGTTCGGAGAGTGGAGTACCGTTTACAGACGATTTAATCTTTGGTCAAAGAAAGGGATTTTAGATAAACTTTTCAAAAGCTTATCTAGCATGGCTGATTTTGAATGGGTCTTTCTTGATGGCTCTATAGTTCGAGCGCATCAGCATAGTACAGGTGCAGCTACTGAAAGCTCAGAGCAAATAGGAAAAAGTCGCGGGGGCAACTCAACCAAAATTCACTTAGCCGTAGATAGTGGTGGTCTGCCGATTTGCTTTGATTTATCAGAAGGACAACGCCACGATATAGTGCATGCCGAAAGCTTAGTTGAACAACTCGATGAAGTTAATACTATCGTTTGTGATAAAGGATATGACAGCGAACCTTTCCGTACTTTTGTTAAGGAACGTGGCGGAGAAACGGTAATTGCTAAACGCAATTACGGACAAGATATAGACAAAGACAGTATGGATTGGTGTCTATACAAGTATCGTCACTTGGTCGAAAATGCCTTTGGGAGAATTAAGCATTATCGAGCTATTTCAAGTAGATATGACAAGCTAGAAAGGAATTATGCCAGCATGTTATCGCTGGCATTCATGTTAATGTGGCTACCGATGTATTGTTGA
- a CDS encoding aldehyde dehydrogenase family protein has protein sequence MIYAQPGSDNAVVNFKAQYDNFIGGEWVKPVSGEYFDNTSPVNGQVYCQVAGSTEADISLALDAAHAARASWASTSVTERSNILLKIADRIEANLEEIAVAETWENGKPVRETLAADIPLVVDHFRYFAGCIRAQEGSAAELDSNTASYHFPEPIGVVGQIIPWNFPILMAAWKLAPALAAGCCVVMKPAEQTPTSILVMMEKIADLLPAGVVNIVNGFGSEAGQALATSDRLAKLAFTGSTEVGHHILKCAAESLIPSTVELGGKSPNIYFPDIFNHEDEYLDKCVEGMLLAFFNQGEVCTCPSRVLIHESVYDKFIAKVVERAQTIKQGNPLDTDTQVGAQASKEQFDKILSYLEIGRQEGAKVLTGGEIAQQPDDLGNGYYIQPTMLEGHNKMRVFQEEIFGPVIAVTTFKDEAEALEIANDTEYGLGAGVWTRDANLAYRMGRNIEAGRIWVNCYHAYPAHAAFGGYKKSGIGRETHKMMLDHYQNTKNLLISYDTNPLGFF, from the coding sequence ATGATTTACGCACAGCCGGGTAGTGATAACGCAGTGGTGAACTTTAAAGCGCAATACGATAACTTTATCGGTGGCGAATGGGTGAAGCCTGTTAGCGGCGAGTATTTTGATAACACTTCCCCAGTGAATGGTCAGGTGTATTGCCAAGTGGCAGGTTCAACCGAGGCGGACATTAGCTTGGCACTTGATGCGGCGCATGCTGCTCGTGCAAGTTGGGCTTCGACCAGTGTGACTGAGCGTTCGAACATCCTGCTTAAAATTGCCGACCGCATTGAAGCGAACCTAGAAGAAATCGCAGTCGCCGAGACGTGGGAAAACGGCAAGCCTGTGCGTGAAACTTTGGCAGCAGACATTCCTTTGGTTGTCGATCACTTCCGTTATTTCGCGGGTTGTATTCGTGCGCAAGAAGGCAGCGCAGCAGAGCTCGATTCAAACACCGCAAGCTACCACTTCCCAGAACCTATTGGTGTGGTGGGGCAGATCATTCCTTGGAACTTCCCGATTTTAATGGCGGCTTGGAAATTGGCACCTGCACTGGCTGCGGGCTGTTGTGTGGTGATGAAGCCCGCGGAGCAAACACCGACATCGATTTTGGTGATGATGGAGAAGATCGCCGATCTTCTGCCTGCAGGCGTAGTCAACATTGTGAATGGTTTTGGTAGCGAAGCGGGTCAAGCGTTAGCAACCAGCGATCGTTTGGCAAAGCTGGCTTTTACCGGTTCGACAGAAGTCGGCCATCATATATTGAAATGTGCGGCTGAAAGTTTGATTCCATCAACAGTAGAGCTTGGCGGTAAGTCTCCAAATATCTACTTCCCAGACATCTTTAACCATGAAGACGAATACCTTGATAAGTGTGTCGAAGGCATGTTGCTGGCGTTCTTCAACCAAGGTGAAGTGTGTACCTGTCCATCACGTGTGTTGATTCATGAATCGGTATACGACAAGTTCATCGCCAAGGTGGTCGAGCGTGCTCAAACTATTAAACAAGGTAACCCGTTAGATACTGATACGCAGGTTGGCGCACAAGCTTCAAAAGAGCAGTTTGATAAGATCTTGAGCTACCTAGAAATCGGTCGTCAAGAGGGTGCGAAAGTGCTAACAGGCGGTGAAATCGCGCAGCAACCAGATGATCTCGGCAACGGTTACTACATTCAGCCAACCATGCTGGAAGGGCACAACAAGATGCGTGTATTCCAAGAGGAGATCTTCGGCCCTGTTATCGCGGTGACGACGTTTAAAGACGAAGCAGAAGCGCTAGAAATCGCTAACGATACCGAGTATGGCTTAGGTGCAGGCGTATGGACGCGTGATGCAAACCTAGCGTATCGCATGGGTCGTAACATTGAAGCGGGGCGTATTTGGGTGAACTGTTACCACGCTTACCCAGCTCATGCCGCGTTTGGTGGTTACAAAAAATCGGGCATTGGCCGTGAGACACACAAGATGATGCTCGACCACTACCAAAATACTAAGAACCTGTTGATCAGCTACGATACTAATCCGTTGGGCTTCTTCTAA
- a CDS encoding sigma-54-dependent Fis family transcriptional regulator, translated as MHLQQANTSDWLSSSWHRSTEAGLKQRRLPEDIRLPQSILKQRRHQSSDLIHIVERNALPLFNQMFARTDSRLILTDIEGVILASWGQERFKEKLTSIALSSGACWQEQLKGTNAIGTAIVEAKPVSIIGEQHFIHQHRFISCSASPVFDHQGQMVGVLDITSEQQQHDSSVQLLVQNMVQLVENQLLSHIPQGTTRIDLACEKSLLHSGWQGIVIANEAGEVVAHNQVASQLLDQTSIVGECIETLFNRASFDAPFVFEKQHLKQPTAKRTRSISASCDLHHGEQQIEHAWQQANKLIDKGISLLILGETGVGKGEFVKALHKQSQRKSSPLVAVNCGALPKDLIESELFGYAPGAFTGASHKGFQGKIRQADKGILFLDEIADMPLEAQCRLLHVLQDKSVVPVGSNQSYQVDCQIIAATHKNLEQLVATGEFRQDLFYRLNGLAFTLPSLQHRQDKHALIEHIHRKYAEDEQTICPHLMSLLCAYSWPGNIRELDNLLKVAALLASDEAQLTLEHVPSHLAQHLTLLAQDNQHQLTTQNTTKGTTNNDLRSTVEETLLQTYQANQGNISKTSRILGISRNTIYRKLKSLGIL; from the coding sequence ATGCATCTTCAACAAGCAAACACCTCAGATTGGCTTTCATCCTCTTGGCACCGCAGCACAGAAGCGGGTCTAAAACAGAGACGACTTCCCGAAGACATTCGCCTGCCACAATCGATCCTTAAACAGCGACGTCATCAATCGTCCGACTTGATTCATATCGTCGAACGTAATGCTCTCCCTCTGTTTAATCAGATGTTTGCACGCACTGACAGCCGTTTGATTCTGACGGATATTGAAGGGGTAATTCTGGCAAGTTGGGGACAGGAGCGGTTTAAAGAGAAGCTGACGTCAATTGCACTCAGTTCGGGAGCATGTTGGCAGGAACAACTTAAAGGCACCAACGCGATTGGCACCGCCATCGTTGAAGCGAAACCAGTATCTATCATTGGTGAACAGCACTTCATCCACCAGCATCGGTTTATCAGTTGTTCCGCAAGCCCGGTGTTTGATCATCAAGGGCAGATGGTTGGCGTATTGGATATTACCAGTGAGCAGCAACAACACGACAGTTCGGTGCAGTTACTGGTTCAAAATATGGTTCAGCTTGTAGAAAATCAACTTCTGAGTCATATCCCACAAGGCACCACTCGAATCGACCTCGCGTGTGAGAAATCTCTATTACACAGCGGCTGGCAAGGAATTGTGATAGCCAATGAAGCTGGTGAGGTTGTGGCGCACAATCAGGTCGCCTCTCAACTGCTGGATCAAACCTCGATCGTCGGCGAATGCATCGAGACTCTCTTCAATCGAGCCTCATTTGATGCACCTTTTGTGTTTGAGAAACAGCACCTCAAGCAACCAACCGCAAAACGCACTAGATCTATTTCGGCATCGTGTGATTTGCACCATGGTGAACAACAAATTGAACATGCTTGGCAGCAAGCCAACAAGTTAATCGACAAAGGGATCAGCCTATTAATCTTAGGAGAAACGGGCGTTGGCAAAGGCGAATTTGTAAAGGCGTTGCACAAACAAAGCCAACGTAAATCTTCGCCCCTAGTAGCAGTAAATTGCGGTGCGCTGCCGAAAGATCTTATCGAATCAGAACTGTTTGGCTACGCGCCGGGCGCTTTTACTGGCGCAAGCCACAAAGGATTCCAAGGTAAGATCCGCCAAGCAGATAAGGGAATTCTGTTTCTCGATGAGATCGCCGACATGCCATTGGAGGCTCAGTGTCGATTGCTGCATGTTCTACAAGATAAGTCGGTAGTGCCTGTTGGCTCAAATCAGAGCTATCAAGTCGATTGTCAGATCATCGCCGCAACTCATAAAAACCTAGAACAATTGGTCGCTACGGGGGAATTTCGACAAGATCTCTTTTACCGCCTGAATGGCTTGGCCTTTACTCTGCCAAGCTTGCAACACCGACAAGACAAGCACGCCTTAATCGAGCACATTCATCGTAAATATGCCGAAGACGAACAGACAATCTGCCCGCACTTAATGAGCTTACTGTGCGCCTATTCTTGGCCAGGCAATATTCGCGAGTTAGACAATTTACTTAAGGTCGCCGCCCTACTCGCGAGTGATGAAGCACAACTCACACTCGAGCATGTGCCCAGCCACCTTGCTCAACATCTCACGTTATTAGCGCAAGATAATCAGCATCAACTGACGACTCAAAATACCACCAAAGGCACAACGAATAACGATTTAAGAAGTACCGTTGAGGAAACTTTGCTACAAACCTATCAAGCGAACCAAGGCAACATCAGCAAGACTTCGAGAATACTGGGGATCAGCCGCAATACCATTTATCGAAAGCTAAAGAGCTTGGGGATTCTTTAA
- the fghA gene encoding S-formylglutathione hydrolase, which translates to MTIENISQAKVAGGWHKQYTHFSATLDCNMRFAIFLPPNASKENPVPVLYWLSGLTCTDENFMQKAGAFKAAAERGIAIVAPDTSPRGEGVADDESYDLGQGAGFYVNATQTPWDSHYHMYDYVVTELPALIESFFPVTSVKSISGHSMGGHGALTIGIKNEDSYRSISAFSPITNPMQCPWGQKAFNQYLGLDIEEWKQYDASELLKTKGTKLPMLVDQGEADNFLIEQLKPEQLVEAAKVTNADLELRMQPGYDHSYYFISSFIDEHIEFHAAYLNK; encoded by the coding sequence ATGACAATCGAAAACATTAGCCAAGCAAAGGTTGCTGGTGGTTGGCACAAACAATACACCCACTTTTCTGCAACGCTTGACTGCAACATGCGTTTTGCGATTTTCTTGCCGCCTAACGCAAGCAAAGAAAACCCAGTTCCTGTTTTGTATTGGTTATCAGGCTTAACCTGTACCGATGAAAACTTCATGCAAAAAGCCGGCGCGTTCAAAGCCGCGGCTGAGCGAGGCATTGCGATTGTTGCACCTGATACAAGCCCACGCGGCGAAGGCGTTGCCGACGATGAAAGCTACGATCTCGGCCAAGGTGCAGGCTTCTATGTGAATGCCACTCAAACACCATGGGACAGCCATTACCACATGTACGATTACGTGGTAACAGAGCTCCCAGCTTTGATTGAATCTTTCTTCCCAGTGACATCAGTGAAATCGATTTCTGGTCACAGCATGGGCGGACACGGTGCCCTAACGATTGGTATTAAAAACGAAGATAGCTACCGTTCTATCTCGGCATTCAGCCCAATCACCAACCCAATGCAATGCCCTTGGGGACAAAAAGCATTCAACCAATATCTAGGGTTAGATATTGAAGAGTGGAAGCAATACGATGCCTCTGAGCTTCTAAAAACCAAAGGCACTAAGCTGCCAATGTTGGTTGACCAAGGCGAAGCGGACAACTTCCTGATTGAGCAGCTTAAGCCAGAGCAATTAGTCGAAGCGGCTAAGGTAACCAATGCCGATTTAGAGCTACGTATGCAGCCAGGTTACGACCACAGCTACTACTTCATCTCTAGCTTTATTGATGAGCATATTGAGTTCCACGCTGCTTACCTAAACAAGTAG
- a CDS encoding Abi family protein produces the protein MPNRITYSALTNVLPYQRLAMYEKVFATTSPVELHGAYIWSVKAAASLQPLLSTLEVALRNSIHNNATTLIAPDWYDKLNTKQRKSWKVAQRDKNNITWHKSEVARVKKKLASKMPPKGLTRHDLLVAKMDFGFWDNLLRECFSINGDKHALWPQCIPTIFPNLPKGHTNASIQREISSLRELRNDIAHNSPIWKHKTVIDQQTAIQYINHQLDKIVEIISWLSSEKVDWLEVHMLQSEARRVASIKYLHLCQRKNTNEFTEPLSSYKRSLRGKLKQLDKDEFDVIETFNNQLYLVAKLTVQ, from the coding sequence ATGCCAAATAGAATTACATACAGCGCCCTTACCAATGTGTTGCCATATCAAAGATTGGCGATGTATGAAAAAGTTTTTGCAACCACATCACCAGTAGAGTTACATGGTGCATATATCTGGTCAGTAAAAGCCGCGGCCAGTTTACAACCACTGCTTAGCACTTTAGAAGTAGCCTTAAGAAACTCAATCCATAACAACGCAACAACGCTGATTGCACCGGACTGGTATGACAAACTCAATACCAAACAAAGAAAGAGTTGGAAGGTTGCTCAACGCGATAAGAACAACATTACTTGGCACAAGTCAGAAGTTGCCAGAGTCAAGAAAAAACTAGCATCAAAAATGCCACCTAAAGGACTAACTAGGCATGACTTGCTTGTTGCTAAGATGGATTTTGGATTCTGGGATAATCTTCTCAGAGAGTGTTTCTCAATTAATGGAGACAAACACGCCCTATGGCCTCAATGCATCCCTACAATATTTCCAAACCTGCCTAAAGGGCATACTAATGCATCCATTCAGCGTGAAATATCCTCACTGAGGGAGCTACGTAATGATATCGCACATAACTCTCCGATCTGGAAGCATAAGACCGTTATAGATCAACAAACTGCCATTCAATACATTAACCATCAACTTGATAAAATAGTTGAGATCATTAGCTGGCTATCCTCTGAAAAAGTAGACTGGCTAGAAGTGCACATGCTTCAATCTGAAGCTAGACGCGTCGCATCTATAAAGTATTTGCACCTGTGCCAACGTAAAAATACAAACGAATTTACGGAACCACTTTCGAGCTACAAGCGGAGTTTACGCGGTAAGTTAAAACAACTTGATAAAGATGAATTCGATGTCATCGAGACATTTAACAACCAACTCTATTTGGTGGCAAAACTCACGGTACAATAG